The Thermoflexus sp. genome contains the following window.
GGTGCGCAGACGCCAGAGGGGCGTAGCCCCGCGCAGATGGGTGGCGACCAGCTGGTAGGCGGCCGCCGCCGGGCGCGCCCCCGCATCTGAGGGATAGCAGGGGGCCGGGTCCGGGTTCCGGTAAAGGCCGAAGGCATCATGAGAATCCGGACCGTTCCCGCAATCATCGTGAAGCATGAAGTGGAAGATCACCCGGGCCCCCAGCCAGATGGCGTAAGCTGCACTCTGCACCACATAGGCCGCCTGCTCTTCACGGGTCCCCCGGTAGCCGCTGTTCGGATCCCATGTCGGCCCAGGGTAATCGTCCCACACCGGCAGGCCGCTCTCGTTCACCCAGAGCTCCTTCGTGAGCCCGAAGGATCGCAGGGTTCCCTTCACCTGATTCAGGTAGCGGAACGTCTGCCAGGCGTAGCTGTAGCTGTGGATCGGGAGGACATCGAAATACCAGCCGAAGGCGTCCCGCAGATCGGGGTCGGGATCGTTCTGGAGCGTGCTCAGAACTTCCTGCAGCCACCCGGGCTTCTCGAAGATGGCCAGCCCGCCGAACAGGATGCGGGCCTGGGGATCCGCCTGGCGCGCGGCGATGGCGGCTACCTTCAGCAGGCGGGCGTAATCCGCCGCGCTCCCACTCCAGAAGGACGAGAGGTCGGGTTCGTTCCAGATCTCCCAGGCGCGGACCCCGCGTCCGACTGGCCATCCGGGCACCTCGCGGCTGGCTGCCCCGCCCGGTCGGTAGCGGGCGACCGCCTGATAGACGAAGGCGGCCCATCGGTTCGCCGGGTTGATGGTTTTGCCCGGGCCGGGGCGATCGGTCCCATCGGCGAAGATGGGCGCGTAGAGGCCGGCCGGGGGATTCGCCGCAGCGATATGGATCGGCGCGTCCGGGGTGATCGCCCCAGACGGCCGGCGGAGGATCGACCCGCCGATAGGCGGTTGGGCGGAGGGGCCTCCGGCGGCGTAGAAGCCCGGAGTGCCCATCAGGATCAGGGAGACCTCGAAGCCCTGGGCGAGGGCATCCCGAAGGGTCTGATCCCCATGGGCCCACTGATAGACTCCGGGGGACGTCTCCACGCCGCTCCAGTAGAGGGGCCAGCGGTCCCAGCGGGCGCCCAGCCGCCGCGCCCGATCGAAGCGAGCCGGGTCGGCTGGCTGCTCCGCCGACGTGATGAAGACGAGTCCGAAATCCACCCCAGGAGCAGCCTGCGGCTCCTGACGGGCGACGAGGGGCAGATAGACGCGGAATGGGGAGGATAAGGCGCTTTCCTCCCGGCTCCGAGCCAGCGGCCGGGGAAGGGCTTCCGGGATCGACCCGGTCCAGGCGTTGCTCCCC
Protein-coding sequences here:
- a CDS encoding GH39 family glycosyl hydrolase — protein: MGTRRGVWAMILVLLGSNAWTGSIPEALPRPLARSREESALSSPFRVYLPLVARQEPQAAPGVDFGLVFITSAEQPADPARFDRARRLGARWDRWPLYWSGVETSPGVYQWAHGDQTLRDALAQGFEVSLILMGTPGFYAAGGPSAQPPIGGSILRRPSGAITPDAPIHIAAANPPAGLYAPIFADGTDRPGPGKTINPANRWAAFVYQAVARYRPGGAASREVPGWPVGRGVRAWEIWNEPDLSSFWSGSAADYARLLKVAAIAARQADPQARILFGGLAIFEKPGWLQEVLSTLQNDPDPDLRDAFGWYFDVLPIHSYSYAWQTFRYLNQVKGTLRSFGLTKELWVNESGLPVWDDYPGPTWDPNSGYRGTREEQAAYVVQSAAYAIWLGARVIFHFMLHDDCGNGPDSHDAFGLYRNPDPAPCYPSDAGARPAAAAYQLVATHLRGATPLWRLRTTNGQTDWNACTGQVEWFAFQRPDGARVLLAWTRLNVPATITVTAIAPQGIIYDVRTGAATGVRPANGIYTFSLPPATNYNTPTLCNPARQKQGEAAVGGIPLFLVEGP